The genomic segment GATCTCATTTCAGTTGCATCCCTTTAAAATAGCTTTACATATTTTAACCTGCTAGCGCCCCTTTAAGATCTTGATGCACAGCAGCAAGAGAATCCGGCAATGAAGTTCTGTGTACAGAGCCAGCACCAGCCTCAAAACAAAGCCAGGCAAAACACAAGAGAACAGGCTGAGCCCAGGGCAGAGCCTCGGTGAATTTCACCTGAAGGCCGGTGAAGGGGGAGAGCCTTGCACAGCCGCACCTTAAGCCCTGGAGCTTTTTAAAGCCAATGTTGGGAAGAGGCTGTGCCAGGAGGGGCTGCAGCTTGCTGAGAATCCTGGGTGCTGCAAAGGGAGGAGCTGACTGCAGAGATTCAGATCCCGGTGCCTTTGGgaggtgggtggaggaggggtagATTGGTTTTGAGGCTGGATGGTGGGTAAATCCCAAGATCTTCCAATATGGTCCGCGACTTTGGGATGTCCAAACTGAGAGGCTTTACATTTCTGTGGCATGGACACGGGTCCCCCTCCCGCTGAGGGAGGCCGTGCAGTTGCAGAAAAGTTGGGCTTTACTGGTAGCATCCGTCAGAAGACGGCACCCTCCTTCTGAGGCAGAGCAGTGGGGACGTTCTGCTGTCTCATTGGCGTGCTTTGCAGAGCTTAGAAAGTGGTATGGTAGGGGGCCGGTGTCTGGCAGGCTAGCAAAGGCGTAGTGTCGGGGTCATCAGGTGCCCAAGGCCAGCAGGGGATGGGGACGAGCAGCAGGGCAAGACGTGGTAGAGGAATCTACGGGCGGGATTCCTTTGATACTGGAATAGGACAGAGACCACGATCCTGAATGGGCCCCAGTGGGATGGTCTGAACGCCATTACAGCAGTGGCTCTCCTCCATCTCTGATGTCAGTGGCTTTACATCCCCTCGGTAGAGGTGCAGAGAGGCTGAGTAACTTTTCCAAGGCCAAACCAAGTTGGTGTCACCAGTGGAATGAGAGCCCAGGATACCCTGGGCCCGAGGCTTACAATCGGAGCACTCCAGCCCAGTGGACAGGGAAATGGAGCGGGAGTCACGCTTGAGGCATTcgttgtgaccttgggcaaggaaCCAGGCTCTGTTGCCCTGACTATACCGTCAGTTGCGAACATCAGTTCAGCTCCACCATCATTGGGAGCCCTAGTGTACACCAGCCACAGTGGCCACCGCATCAGAGACCTGCTCTGATCAGGGCTAGATGTTGCGGTGGCTGCAGCAGCGTCAGTTCTACAGTAGGGCTGCTCAGGTGGCCATCGCTGGTGGCCTTCCCAACGTCATGGCAGGAGAAAAGTCGCAGCGAGAGGGCTGGTGTCGTCCTTCCTTGAGACTGAAATGGCTTAATCCAGGTAGTTCCCAGCTGACAATGATGGGTTCTGCCTTTCTCGCATGGTGTTGTACAGTCTGTCTGAtgctctctcctttctctccctgcagaTGTGCACACCTAGCAATACTCCAGCCACTCCTCCCAACTTCCCGGACGCGCTCGCTATGTTTTCTAAGCTGCGGACCTCAGAGAACCTACAGAGCAGCAACAGCCCCATCACATCTATGGCCTGCTCTCCACCGGGTAACTTCAGTCCCTTTTGGGCCTCCTCACCTCCCAACCACCAACCCGCCTGGATGCCACCGTCCTCTCCAACCAGCCACAACCTCCACCATCATCTCCACCATCAGCAGCCCATGTGGCCACCCGTGTCTCAGCAAGGAGGCTCCCAGCAGAAAGCTATGGCTGCAATGGATGGGCAGAGATAAGACTGGTTAACATTGaagtggcgggggagggaggctgcgggTGGACGGGGGGGAGAACAGAGAAGAGGTGCAGGAGATCAGGGCGGTAGGGGAGGGGGTTCCCGAAGATCGCACTGGAATATTTTATAATTCTTTTTGTAACTCTGCTGGGATGGTTGTCAGCCCGTGTGGTTTTTCCCTTCCGGAGAGTCAATAACTGGTCTtctcttttttaatatataactatataatatataaatatctaATGTATATAAATCCAGAGAGAATGAGAGCAATGGAAAGAGACTGGCAGCCCGGTGGGCAATCGCAGGATGGTGACGACACCGCTTGGCTGAAGAGGACATTGCTGGACACTGAGCGCTTCCCttgggcagaggagggggtggcTCAGAAGCTGTTGTCATTGGCTtcgcttcccccctcccctgttctttggcggctgctgctggggtgcCCCTAGATGAGACGGGGTTGGCCGTCAGAAGGCTGTATGACTCGGACCTGTGGCTTGCCTGAAATCTGCTCTTACCaagtgagggaggagggggagatgcaCCCACTGAAACgtggccactgttggaaagcGTCCCACGCAGGGATGTAACGTGCTCCTTGAACCCGGAGCTCCCATGCTGCAGGATCGTGATTGGGGAAGGAAATGTGTGGCTGCGCATTCAGCTTCCCTGCCGGAACAACTTGGGCCAGGAGGAGCATGGCACATTGCCAACACCTCTCCCCTCTCGGTAACACCTGGCTGTGTTTTGGCAGGCCCAGGGAACGGGCGTCAGAAGCTCCCAAAGGACAGTGTGACTCCAAGATACTAGGTAGACCAGTCCACTGTAGGTCAGCGAGAGGATgcgggggtggagctgggggtctggATTTCCTGGACATCCTTGCTGGGCGTGGTAAAGCCCTCCTCCTTTGGCCTCTGTTGAAAATCATCCACGTCTGCGGCACATGCCCCCGAAAACAAGCGAGCCTGGGATTCATGCTAATTAAATCTCACTGTGCCCAGGCCCCGGGATGCACCCTTTTGCCCCCTTCGCCCTGGGGAACAGTTGGTCTCCTACACCAGACAATGCTCCACATGGGGAGGCCGAGCGGGAAGGGCAGTTGTGCAAACTGTAAAGGAccatcctcccccacccagctcagcggcaggggccaggggctccGTCCAGCCAGGGCAACAGGGAGGGGCTGCAGCTTTTTGGGCTTTAGTTTCCAAATCAGAATCTTGCTTAAACAGGTTGAaggttttttattaatttaaaaattaaaaaaaaaaaaatcacttttttaacCTAACGGCTCCCTGCCTTttctctgcgctgctgctgggtaGCTTAAAAACAAGCCAGTGCCCTGATAATGGTGAGCGCCACACCAGGGCCAGTGAGGGAGGCCAAGGGGCacgtccccccacagccccccccccccccccccccttcctgtgcACTCTGGTCTGGATTCTCACTCACACCAGTCTGGCAGGGTAAAGGGGCCTTGGGGTGGCTGAAAGTGTACGAATGCCTCTTTGTACTGCATTCCTCTGGCCAAGGGGTGTTAGGGTGGGTCTAGGCTCAGAATTTTGTACTGACTTAACTGTCTGATTTAAGAACATAGGACAGccgtactggatcagaccagtggtgtatctagcccactatcctgtcttccgacagtggccaacaccaggtgcttcagagggaatgggcAGAACCGGCAATCAACGAGTGATtcgtcccctgtcgcccattcccagcttctggcaaacagaggctagggacaattCAGAGTATGGTTTTGCATTTTCTACTAAATTGGTGCAACGcctaatgtggacacagttataaaGGTGCCTAACACCGTTCTCCTAATCTACTGGCATACCAGCATCACGGTGCCTCATGCCAGAATATCAGCATTGTGCTGCTTTCACGAGActggtctcaaacacgtggctaAAATGCTGCATCAACAGGGCGCAGACGAGTCCTTTGCCTGGCTGAGaattctgcccctcccccgcttGGTCCTCTTGCTCTCACTTGAACTCCCAAGCCGCTATTCTGCCAGGGGTGACTAAGGATTTTCCTGAGCCTCTTCAAGGCAGGGCTTGAAAAGTTTGCCAGCTGCCTGCTAGCCAGAGGCAGGTATGAAAGGGAACGCCCTGGTGAAACAGACTGCTGGGAAAAGGGATGgggctgggcttcttgccagggGCCCATCTCAACCCTACAGAGAATCCCTCTTTTGTGTTCATCTCTGGCAAGTGGGAGTATGGAGACAGGTTAAGTCTACACCTCTTGGACTGATAGAAGTGGAAAAGCAACTCTTTCCCAGCCCTCTTCTCCCTTTGCCCTCAaagcctggctgctgggaaggggagggctcCTCTTCCACTCCACTGCTCCCTCAGTGTCCCCCTGCACTGACCTCCCCTGCCGTGGTGCTcagctttccccagctccagtTCAGATTCTTCTCCCTTTGCTTGCCATAGCATCAGTGAAGCTTAGCCCCTCTAGCTAGAACAGCAGCACCCAAGCTGCCTGCAGCCTCAGGAAGCCAGCACCATGTGCATTTTACTGAGGGAAGGTTCTTAGCAAACAggaagcttaaattctgcagaagtgCTAGTTCAAGTGCTCACAGCCTACCCTGGAGCTTAACTGAGGAGTTTC from the Chelonia mydas isolate rCheMyd1 chromosome 14, rCheMyd1.pri.v2, whole genome shotgun sequence genome contains:
- the UBALD2 gene encoding UBA-like domain-containing protein 2 — encoded protein: MSVNMEELRHQVMINQFVLAAGCAADQAKQLLQAAHWQFETALSAFFQETNIPNNHHHHQMMCTPSNTPATPPNFPDALAMFSKLRTSENLQSSNSPITSMACSPPGNFSPFWASSPPNHQPAWMPPSSPTSHNLHHHLHHQQPMWPPVSQQGGSQQKAMAAMDGQR